CGGCGGCAGCCAATCCTGATTGGCCAGCACCTTGCTGAAGAGCCGCACCACGGCGTCGGTATTGTCTTCGCCGACCCTATACTGGACGGTCACCACGGCCATGCCGGGGCGCGACACCGAGAAGACGTGCTCGATCCCCTTGATCTCGGAGAAGACCTGCTCGGCCGGTCCGGCGACCAAGTGCTCGACCTCGCTCGCCGAGGCGCCCGGGAAGGGGATGAAGATGTCCGCAAAGGTGACGTTGATCTGCGGTTCTTCCTCGCGCGGCGTGACGAGGATCGCGAACAACCCGAGCAGCAGGCCGACGACGGCCAGCAGCGGGGTGATCTCGGTGTTCTGAAAACGCCGGGCGATGCTGCCCGAGATGCCGAGCTGCTCAGCCATGATCTTGTCCCGCCTCGGCGCTGCCGGCGCTCGACTGCGACTTCAAAGCGACGCCGGCAGCGATCGGGTCGAGCGCGACCCGCTCGCCTTCGCCGAGTCCGGCGAGCACGACGACACCGCCCTCGACGGCCCGTCCGAGCCGGATCTGGCGAAAGCCGACTCGCCCGTCAGTGTCCACCACATAGACGGCAGTCACCTCGGAGCGCTGCACGACCGCTTCCGAAGGGATCGTCAGCTCCTGCTTGGCGCCGATCTCGAAGGCGGTCTTCACGAACATGCCCGGAAAGAGGCCTTTCGTACCTTCCGGCAGATCCAGACGCACGGTGAAGGTGTTGGAGCCCATGTCCGCGAACGGAAAGATGGTGACCCGATCCGACTGGAGGATCTCCTCGGGACCCAGATAGATGCGCGCGGTTGCGCCCTCGCGGACCGAGGGGATGACACTCTGAGGAACGTCGACAATCACACGCAGCTGATCGAGCGAGATCCCGCTCATGACCTGCTGACCGGGGCTCGCCGTCTCGCCGACCTCGATATGGCGATGGGTCACGATGCCCGAGTAGGGGGCGCGGATCTGGGTGTATTCCAACTGTTCCTGCGCCTGCTCGAGCCGTGCGGTGGCGGATTCGAGCTCGGCTTGGGCCGCGGCAAGATCCGCCTTCGCCTGATCCATGGCGGACTCGGAGACATTTTTTTTCTCGAATAGACCGATGACGCGCGTGAACTCCTCCTGCGTCTGCTCCAATCGCGCCGAGGCGGACCGCAAATCGGCGGCCGCTTGGGCCACCCGCGCACGGTGCTCGGTATCCTTCAAACGTGCGACGATCACGTCCTTCTCGACGAAATCCTCCACATCGAACAGGATCTCTTGGACCTGGCCCGTGGTCTGTGCCGAGACGGTGGTGCGATTGATCGCCTCGACGATACCGTCGAGTCGGTATTCGCGCGGCAAGACCCGGTATTCAGCCGGTGCGGTGTCGAGGGCGGCGGTCTGGGCGGCCTGCAGGGTCGGCGCTGCAAGCACCGCAAGGCCGGCGAGTGCCGGTATCAGCCAGGGGACGAGGGGCATGGTGGCGGTCCTCTAAAATATTAGATTTTGCTTATATTAGCAGAATTTATTGGCAAAACAAGGCGATCGATGCGTTTTCCGGATCTCATGCCCAGTCGGCGCGTTACCGGGATCGGGGGCAGACACGCGCTGTCGCAATCCGATCGGAGGGTAGCAGAGGCGTGACGGTCGCCGGAGAATTTTCGGGTTGCGTCGGCATGCCCCGTCCTTCGGCCGCGCTGCGCATCCTGGCCTCGAGGCAACACTGGTGCCGAAGGCGTTGCACGGGGACAATAGGGCAAACAACAGAAACCCGGTCCTGCTCGCATGTCCGTGCACGAGCAGTCATGCCCCGATGGCGGGCCGTGCCGGAGAATCGAGACGCCGCCTCTCTGCGTGGGTCGGCGAGACCAGGAGGATAGCCCGTGAGCCGATGGTCCGAGGACCTGATTCCGATCGACCGCGCCAAGACCCTGGACGGGCTCTTCGTTCAACGCGTCAGGCGCTCGCCGACGCGGGTTGCCTATCGCCATTTCGAGCGCGACGGCGGGTGGGCCGAGCTGACCTGGGCCGAGACGAGCGAGCGTGCAGCACGCTGGCATCGGGCGCTCGCGGGCGAGACACTCGAAAGCGGGGACCGGGTCGCCATCCTGCTGCGCAACTGTCCGGATTGGGTGGTGTTCGATCAGGCAGCGCTGTCGCTCGGGCTGGTCACGGTGCCACTCTACACGGATGATCGGGCCGAGAACGCGGCCTATATCCTGCAGGATGCCGCGGTCAAGCTGTTGCTGATCCACGATGCCGGGCGTTGGAAGCGGCTGGCCGAAAGTCTCGGCGATGCGCCCTTCCCGACGCGCGTCGTGATCCTGGAGTCGAGTCCCGCGGCACGCGAGATCGCGGCGGCGGATCCGCGGGTGGTGATCGCCGAGGATTGGCTTCCGGAGACGGCGCCCGAGCTTGTGCAACGTGACGGCGATCCGGATGCCTTGGCGACCATTGTCTACACCTCGGGCACCACCGGGCGCCCCAAGGGCGTGATGCTCAGCCACCGCAACATCCTGGGCAACGCCCATGGCGCACTGACCGTGATCGATTGCTATCAGGAAGATCGGTTTCTCTCCTTTCTGCCGCTGTCCCACATGCTCGAACGCACGGGCGGCTATTACCTGCCGATGATGGCCGGAGCAACGGTTGCCTTTGCGCGCTCGATCGCGCAGCTCGCCGAGGATATGCAGAGTATTCGTCCCACCGTCATCATCGCCGTCCCGCGGGTCTTCGAGCGGGTCCACCAGCGCATCCAGGACCAGTTGGAGGCTCGCCCGGCGCCTGCGCGCTGGCTGTTCCGGCTCGCCGTCGCCGCGGGGTGGCGGACCTTTCTGCGTGCGCAAGGGCGCGGCGGCTGGCACCCTTTGATGCTGCTCTGGCCGTTGCTGCGCCGCAAGGTCGCCGATCAAGTCCTCGCCAAGCTCGGTGGAGCGCTGCGTGTCGCCGTAAGTGGCGGTGCGCCCCTGCCGGCCCCGGTCGCGCACACCTTCATCGGTCTGGGATTGCCCCTGCTGCAGGGCTACGGCTTGACCGAGACCAGTCCCGTCATCAGCTTCAATCCGCTCAACGACAATATCCCGGAAAGCGTGGGTGTGCCGCTGCGTGGGCTTCAGTTGCGCATCGGGGCACAGGACGAGCTGCTCGTGAAGGGCGAGAACGTGATGCTCGGCTACTGGAACAACCACGCGGCCACCGCCCGGGTGCTGACGCATGACGGTTGGCTGCACACCGGCGATCAGGTGCGTCTGGAGCACGGACACATCTACATCACCGGACGCCTCAAGGACATTCTGGTCTTGTCCAACGGCGAGAAGGTCCCGCCCGCCGACCTCGAGATGGCGATCGCGATGGACCCTTTGTTCGAGCAGGTGGTTGTACTCGGCGAGGGGCACTCCTATCTCACGGCGTTGTTGGTGTTGAACGCAGACCTCTGGCCCGGACTCGCGCGCGAGCATGGCCTGGATCCCGAGCGCTCGGAAAGCCTGCGCGACGCTCGGCTCAACAAGCTGATCCTCCAGCGGATACGCTCGGCGCTACACGATTTTCCGGGGTATGCCAAGATCCGGCGCGTGACCCTGACGCTTGAGCCCTGGTCCATCGACAACGGCCTGCTGACGCCGACCATGAAGGTGAAGCGCGCCATGGTGGTCACACGCTATCGCGACGAGATCGAGGGGATGTACGGGATGGATGCCTGATCTAAACCGCGTCCAGAGTGAGATGCTCACTTTACGAGTGAGCTCGGCGTTCGGCGCATCCACGGCCCTTCTTGATTGCGCGGCGTGCAGCGCCTACACTAACCCATCAAAGCGGGTGTAGTTCAATGGTAGAACTTCAGCTTCCCAAGCTGATAGCGTGGGTTCGATTCCCATCACCCGCTCCATCTTCCCCCGCTCTGCACCCCGCTTCCGCGGCGATCATGCCGGTCCCGTAGCCCCATGCAACGACTCTATCAGGCCCGAGATCGCATCGAGGCCCAACTCCTGTTGGACTTTTTGGATCGGCATCTCGTCGAAGCCGTCATCTTGGGCGACTATCTCGCGGGTGCCGCGGGTGGCTTGCCTGCCGACATCGGTCCTACGCTCTGGCTCGTGGAGGACGACGACCTCGAACGCGGCCGCGAGCTGCTCAGCCGATTTCAGGCCGATGCGCGGCGTCCGAGCAGCACCGCAACCTGGTATTGCAGCGGTTGCGAAGAGTCCGTGGACGGCGATTTCGATGTCTGCTGGAACTGCGGACAGGCGCGCGAAGAGGCTGGATCGTGAAGGCGACAGCCCCGTCTCCTCGCACCGAGGATGGGGAGAGGCGATGAGCGCAGGCCCCTCGGTGTGGTTCAGCGAGGCCGTGCTCGGCTGGTTCGATCGGCACGGGCGCAAGGACCTGCCCTGGCAGCGCGACCCGACGCCTTACCGGGTCTGGGTCTCGGAGATCATGCTCCAGCAGACGCAGGTCGCGGTCGTGATCCCCTATTTCGAGCGTTTCGTCGCGCAGTTTCCGACGGTGGCGGACCTTGCCGAGGCGCCGGAGGATCGCCTGATGGCCCTCTGGTCCGGGCTCGGCTACTACGCCCGCGCCCGCAATCTCCATCGTGCCGCCGGTCTGATTCGCGATCTGCACGGCGGCGTCTTCCCCGCAACGATCGAGCCCTTGCTCGCGCTCCCCGGCATCGGCCGCTCCACGGCCGGTGCGGTGCTCTCGCTCGCCTTGGACCAGCCCCATCCGATCCTCGACGGCAACGTGAAGCGGGTGCTCGCGCGTGCCTTCGGCGTCGAGGGTTGGCCCGGCCAAGGTGCTGTCCTCGATCGGCTCTGGACACTGGCCGAGCGGCTGACGCCGGCGAACCGGGTCGGCGCCTACAACCAGGGCATGATGGATCTGGGCGCCACGCTCTGCACCCGTCGCGCCCCGGCCTGCGAGCGCTGTCCGGTCTCGGAGCGGTGTGTTGCGCGCCGCTCGGGCCGTCAGACCGAGCTCCCGACACCCCGCCCGCGCCGCAACCCGCCGGAGCGCGAAACCCTGATGCTGATCCTCGTCGATCCGGCCGGGGAGATCCTGCTGGAGCGTCGGCCCAAGAGCGGGATCTGGGGCGGACTTTGGAGTCTGCCCGAGATTGCGCCGGACGCCGATCCGCGCGACTGGTGTCTCGCTCGCCTCGGTGTTGCGCCCGCGCGGGTTGAAATGATCGGGGCACGCCGTCACACCTTCTCCCACTTCAATCTGGATATCCGGATCGCACTCGTGCAGCTCGACGCGACACCCGCTCGCGTTGCCGACGACGCCGATCGGCGCTGGCTGAACCGTGCCGATCTCGCTTCTCTCGGTACGCCCGCGCCGGTGAAAGGCATCCTGGACCACTTTCTAGCCGGCCGAGCGCAACCGCCCGTTCGTGCGCAACCACACGGAGACGTCTCATGACTCACATGGTTCACTGCGTCAAGCTCGGCCGCGAGGCCGAGGGCCTGGATCGGGCGCCCTATCCGGGCGAACTCGGCAAGCGCATCCACGCCAATGTGTCCAAGCAGGCCTGGCAGGACTGGCTGCGCCACCAGACCATGCTGATCAACGAGAATCGCCTGAGTCCGATGGATCCCAAGTCACGCAAATTTCTCGAAGAGCAGATGGATAAATATTTCTTCGGCGAAGGCGCGGAGATGCCCGAGGGTTACGTCCCGCCGAAAAGCTAGCGGAGCGGCGCGGAGAATCCGAGACCGTCCGAAATTATTTTCGTTGTCGTTGTCGTTGTCGTTGTCGTAATCGACCATCGATACGACCACGATTACGACAACGACAACAAGCGGTCTCGAAACATCTGCCGTGCTGCACCATCAGCGTTCGCCGGCAATCCGAACGGGGCCGGCCGCCGATCCGAGCGCTTCGGTCTTGTCGTGAACACCCGCCTTGCCGATCCTCCCTTGCGTTGTTAGATTAGCTCGCCGTTTTCCGATGGATTTCCCGGAGGATCCTGATCCAGGATGCCCGCGGGAGAGCCGGCGATCTCCTCTTTCTCCCGCAAGGTACGCACCTGATGTTCTTCAGAAGTCTTCGTGGAATCTTCTCGAACGATCTCTCGATCGATTTGGGTACGGCCAACACGCTCATCTTTGCGCGTGACCAGGGGATCGTCCTCAACGAGCCGTCGGTGGTCGCGATCCGTCACGAGCGCAAAGGCGGAGGCAAGACGGTCGTCGCCGTGGGCGAAGAGGCCAAGCTGATGCTCGGTCGTACGCCGCAAAGCATCACGGCGATTCGCCCGCTCAAGGACGGTGTGATCGCGGATTTCACGATCACCGAGAAGATGCTCCAGTACTTTATTCATAAGGTGCATGCGTCGCGCATGATTCGCCCCAGCCCGCGCGTGCTCATCTGCGTGCCCTGCGGCTCGACCCAGGTCGAGCGTCGCGCCATCAAGGAGTCGGCGGCCGGGGCCGGGGCGCGCGAGGTCTTTTTGATCGAAGAGCCCATGTCGGCGGCGATCGGTGCCGGACTCGCGGTCCACGAGCCGCGTGGCTGCATGGTGATCGACATCGGCGGGGGCACCTCCGAGGTGGCCATCATCTCGCTCAACGGCATCGTCTATTCGGCATCGATCCGGGTCGGCGGCGACACCTTCGACGACGCGATCATCAATTACGTCCGGCGCAACTACGGCACCCTCATCGGCGAGGCCACGGCCGAGCGGATCAAGCACAGCATCGGCTCGGCCTTTCCGGGCAACGAGGTGCTGGAGATCGAGGTGCGCGGGCGCAATCTCGCAGAAGGTATCCCGCGCAGCTTTACGCTCAACAGCAACGAGATCCTCGAAGCCCTGCAGGAACCGCTTGCGGCGATCGTCGGCTCGGTGAAGATGGCCTTGGAGCAGACCCCGCCCGAGCTCGGCTCGGACGTGGCCGAGCGCGGCATCGTGTTGACCGGCGGCGGCTCACTGCTGCGCGATTTCGACCGTCTGATCGAGGAAGAGACGGGGCTGCCGGTGGTCGTGGCCGAAGATCCCTTGACCTGTGTCGCGCGCGGCGGCGGCAAGGCGCTCGAGATGATCGACGCACGAGGAATCGATCTCTTTACGACCGAGTGATCCCATCAAACCGCTGTTCATTCGCGGTCCGTCGCCCGCCCTCCGGGTCACCCTGGCTGTGGTATGCGCGCTGGGCCTAATCATCGCCGACCACCGGTTCGACCATCTCGACCGCGTGCGCTCGCTATTGTCCGTTTTGGCCCATCCGCTGCATTTGGCCGTGAACGTGCCGTCCGCACTCATCCGCTCCACGCAGGAGCAGCTCACGGACGCAGCACAGCTGCGGACCCTGAATGCCGCACTGAATCGCGAAAACCTGCTGCTGAAGGCTCGCCTGCAGCAGTTCGAGTCGCTCGAGGCCGAGAACATGCGATTGCGCGACCTGCTAGGCTCGTCGTTCAACATCGGCGAGCGGGTGCTCATCGCGGAGATCCTCGCGGTGGATCTCACGCCCTCGCGGCAGCTGGTGATGGTGAACAAAGGGACAAGCTCGGGCGTCTTCGTGGGGCAGCCGGTGTTGGATGCCAATGCCGTGATGGGACAGGTGATCCGCACCAATCCCTTCTCGTCTATTGTGCTGCTGATCACCGACTCGGATCATTCACTCCCGGTGGAGGTCAATCGCAACGGTCTGCGCAGCATCGC
The sequence above is drawn from the Thiocapsa rosea genome and encodes:
- a CDS encoding efflux RND transporter periplasmic adaptor subunit, with the protein product MPLVPWLIPALAGLAVLAAPTLQAAQTAALDTAPAEYRVLPREYRLDGIVEAINRTTVSAQTTGQVQEILFDVEDFVEKDVIVARLKDTEHRARVAQAAADLRSASARLEQTQEEFTRVIGLFEKKNVSESAMDQAKADLAAAQAELESATARLEQAQEQLEYTQIRAPYSGIVTHRHIEVGETASPGQQVMSGISLDQLRVIVDVPQSVIPSVREGATARIYLGPEEILQSDRVTIFPFADMGSNTFTVRLDLPEGTKGLFPGMFVKTAFEIGAKQELTIPSEAVVQRSEVTAVYVVDTDGRVGFRQIRLGRAVEGGVVVLAGLGEGERVALDPIAAGVALKSQSSAGSAEAGQDHG
- a CDS encoding AMP-dependent synthetase/ligase, translated to MSRWSEDLIPIDRAKTLDGLFVQRVRRSPTRVAYRHFERDGGWAELTWAETSERAARWHRALAGETLESGDRVAILLRNCPDWVVFDQAALSLGLVTVPLYTDDRAENAAYILQDAAVKLLLIHDAGRWKRLAESLGDAPFPTRVVILESSPAAREIAAADPRVVIAEDWLPETAPELVQRDGDPDALATIVYTSGTTGRPKGVMLSHRNILGNAHGALTVIDCYQEDRFLSFLPLSHMLERTGGYYLPMMAGATVAFARSIAQLAEDMQSIRPTVIIAVPRVFERVHQRIQDQLEARPAPARWLFRLAVAAGWRTFLRAQGRGGWHPLMLLWPLLRRKVADQVLAKLGGALRVAVSGGAPLPAPVAHTFIGLGLPLLQGYGLTETSPVISFNPLNDNIPESVGVPLRGLQLRIGAQDELLVKGENVMLGYWNNHAATARVLTHDGWLHTGDQVRLEHGHIYITGRLKDILVLSNGEKVPPADLEMAIAMDPLFEQVVVLGEGHSYLTALLVLNADLWPGLAREHGLDPERSESLRDARLNKLILQRIRSALHDFPGYAKIRRVTLTLEPWSIDNGLLTPTMKVKRAMVVTRYRDEIEGMYGMDA
- a CDS encoding DUF2007 domain-containing protein — encoded protein: MQRLYQARDRIEAQLLLDFLDRHLVEAVILGDYLAGAAGGLPADIGPTLWLVEDDDLERGRELLSRFQADARRPSSTATWYCSGCEESVDGDFDVCWNCGQAREEAGS
- the mutY gene encoding A/G-specific adenine glycosylase, with amino-acid sequence MSAGPSVWFSEAVLGWFDRHGRKDLPWQRDPTPYRVWVSEIMLQQTQVAVVIPYFERFVAQFPTVADLAEAPEDRLMALWSGLGYYARARNLHRAAGLIRDLHGGVFPATIEPLLALPGIGRSTAGAVLSLALDQPHPILDGNVKRVLARAFGVEGWPGQGAVLDRLWTLAERLTPANRVGAYNQGMMDLGATLCTRRAPACERCPVSERCVARRSGRQTELPTPRPRRNPPERETLMLILVDPAGEILLERRPKSGIWGGLWSLPEIAPDADPRDWCLARLGVAPARVEMIGARRHTFSHFNLDIRIALVQLDATPARVADDADRRWLNRADLASLGTPAPVKGILDHFLAGRAQPPVRAQPHGDVS
- a CDS encoding oxidative damage protection protein, which codes for MTHMVHCVKLGREAEGLDRAPYPGELGKRIHANVSKQAWQDWLRHQTMLINENRLSPMDPKSRKFLEEQMDKYFFGEGAEMPEGYVPPKS
- a CDS encoding rod shape-determining protein; the encoded protein is MFFRSLRGIFSNDLSIDLGTANTLIFARDQGIVLNEPSVVAIRHERKGGGKTVVAVGEEAKLMLGRTPQSITAIRPLKDGVIADFTITEKMLQYFIHKVHASRMIRPSPRVLICVPCGSTQVERRAIKESAAGAGAREVFLIEEPMSAAIGAGLAVHEPRGCMVIDIGGGTSEVAIISLNGIVYSASIRVGGDTFDDAIINYVRRNYGTLIGEATAERIKHSIGSAFPGNEVLEIEVRGRNLAEGIPRSFTLNSNEILEALQEPLAAIVGSVKMALEQTPPELGSDVAERGIVLTGGGSLLRDFDRLIEEETGLPVVVAEDPLTCVARGGGKALEMIDARGIDLFTTE
- the mreC gene encoding rod shape-determining protein MreC; translation: MRGPSPALRVTLAVVCALGLIIADHRFDHLDRVRSLLSVLAHPLHLAVNVPSALIRSTQEQLTDAAQLRTLNAALNRENLLLKARLQQFESLEAENMRLRDLLGSSFNIGERVLIAEILAVDLTPSRQLVMVNKGTSSGVFVGQPVLDANAVMGQVIRTNPFSSIVLLITDSDHSLPVEVNRNGLRSIAAGSGVGQELELLYIPKNADIREGDLLVTSGMGERFPPGYPVARVTTVRQDPDNPFTTVLAEPTARLDRSREVLLVWTLDPQMRQQALTDAEPGAETSAETRKGAVR